The sequence ATCGCCATCTGCTCGCGCCAATTGTCCATCGTCTGTCGGTTGGTCGCCGCCATCTGCTCGTCGTACATGGCGCGCGGCCACAGCGAGGCGGCGATCCGGGCTTCGAGAAGTTTTTCTTCGTTGGTCGGCATCACTTCGCGGCAGAGGATGCGTAGGGCATCGAGTCCGGTCGCGTCGCCGAGGGCTTCCCGGATGCGGCGGTCGGTGACTTCGGAGATGTGTTCGTACGAGGTCCGGAGGATCTCGTCCTTGCCGGCGAAGTAGTGGCTCAGGGCGCCGTTGGTGTATCCGGCCTCGGCGGCGATGTCGCGCATGTTGGCAGCATCGATACCACGGGCGGCGATCAGCCGCCAGGCGGCGGCGGTGATACTTCGCCGCCGCTCGTCGTGATCTACAAGCTTAGGCACGACGCGTACCTGTCCTGTCCGCGATCATGCGACAACGGTATCAATGCGCTCCACCGAGTACCGCGGCAGCGCTTACCGCCGGGCAGCCGACCGGGCGGCGGTACCCGTGGCGAGCTTCTCCAGCAGTCCGATGAGTGTGAGGCGCTCGCGTTCGGTGAGCGCATTCGCCCACTGCTGCTCGCGTTGGTTGTGGATGGTGTAGGTGCTGACGATCGCGTCGTGCCCGGCGTCGGTGAGGCTCAGCTGGACCGCTCGCCGGTCTGCGGCGGATGTTTCCTTCCTCAGCAGTCCGTCCCGCTCGAGGGTGTTGACCAGGGCGGACACGGCCGCGCGACTCATGCCGGACAACTGGGCGACCCGTTTGGACTCGCAGGGGCCGGCGAGCCACAACACGAACATCACCCGGAAGCCGGGCCAGCTCCACCCGCTGGGCCGGTGCACGCTCGACTCGAGGTCGTACACCAGGGCGCTGGTCACCCGGTGGAGAGCGAGGACCAGGCGCATGGAGACGGGGTCGATCTCGGGCAGTTCCGCGGCCGTCTGCTTCACGGCGAAATCGACGAAGGACAGAAAGTCGAGTTCGTCGGCGGGCGGAGTTGTCGAGGTCATGGTGTCACGATAGCGCCGATCCGCCGCGAAATGATCAAGGCTTTGCTTTTTCTGTGAGGTCGGTTACATTGGACGGACCAGATGATCAATGCTTTGACTATTGAGGTGGTTTCCATGGCGACAACATCCTTCGCATCTTCGGCGGACCTGGGGGAGAAGGAGCAGACCCTCGAAGTGCTGGCGGACGGCGTCTATGCGCTGACCGCCGAGGGTGATCCGAACATCGGGGCGATCGAGGGCGAGGATTTCGTCGTCTGCTTCGAGGCGCTGGCCACTCCCGTGGCTGCGCAGAGCTGGCTGACGAAGCTGCGCGAGCACACCGACAAGCCGGTGCGGTACCTGGTGCTCTCGCACTACCACGCTGTTCGGGTGCTCGGGGCGTCTGCGTTCGACGCGGAGACCATCATCGCCCACGACAACACGTTGGCGCTGATCCATGAGCGCGGAAAGCAGGACTGGGAAAGCGAATTCGGCCGTATGCCGCGACTGGCCAAGGGAGCCGACTCCGTTCCCGGTCTCACCTGGCCCACCATGACCTTCTCCGACGCCCTGTCCATCGACCTCGGTGGTGACCGGGGCACGCTGGAGTTGCAGTACCACGGACGCGGCCACACCGAGGGGGACATCGTGGCGTGGTTGCCGAAGCACCGCATCCTCTTCGCCGGTGATCTCGTGGAGGCGCAGGCGGCGTTGTACACCGGCGACGCATTCCACCGTGACTGGTCGACCGGGACACTGGACGGGCTCGCGGCGCTGAACGCCGAGGCGCTCGTCGGTGGTCGCGGCGCGGTCTCACGCGGGCGCGCGGGGGTCGACGCCGCGATCGGGCAGACCCGGCACTTCATCGAGGTGATGCTGCGTGAGGTCGCCGCGGTGCAGCAGCGGGGCGGCACATTGAAGGAGGCTTTCGAGGCCACGCACGCCGCATTGCACGAGCAGTACGGGCACTGGCCGATCTTCGAGCACTGCCTGCCCTTCGACGTCTCCCGTGTGTGGGACGAGCTGTCGGGGATCGAACGTCCGGTCATCTGGACTGCCGAACGCGACCGTGAGGTGTGGAATCAGTTGCAGGACTGAGTGAGCCGACGTCACCGCTAACACTGTTTCAGAGGATCTCATGACAATCAAGAAGACACCTGCCGGCACGGTCGCCGTGCTCGGCAACGGGCCCGTCGGCCAGACGACGGCGCTGTTGTTGGCGCGTTGGGGAATCCGCGCGATCCTGCTCGATGCGCGGGCCGAGCGGGACCCGGTCGGTTCCAAGGCGATCTGCCAGCAGCGTGACGTTCTCGATGTCTGGGACGCCGTCGGGGTGGGCCGCCAGCTCGCCGAGGAGGGTGTGACCTGGGAGTGCGCCCGGACTTTCCACCGCGGTGCGGAGCTGTTCGCGCAGACCTTCGTCGATCGGGGACGCTCGGCGTTCCCGCCGTTCGTCAACATCTCCCAGGCCCGGACGGAGCAGCTACTCGACGAACAGATCGAGGCCACCCCGCTCGTCGACGTGCGGTGGGGACACTGTGTGAGCGCGGTCGAGCAGGACGGTGACGGGGTGACCATTGCTTGCGAGACCCCGGACGGGCCTGCCGTGGTGCGCGCCGACTACAGCGTCGTGGCACTCGGTTCACGAGCCGGCCGGATTCGCGAGCAGCTCGGTGTCACGTTCGAGGGCCGCTCGTTCGACGACAAGTTTCTGATCTGCGACATCCGCGCGGACATCCCGGGGTGGGCCAACGAACGCCGGTTCTATTTCGATCCCGACTGGAACCCAGGCAGGCAGGTGCTGATCCACCCCTGCCCGGACTCCACGTTCCGGATCGACTGGCAGGTTCCCGGCGAGTACGACCTCGACGAGGAGGTGGCGTCGGGAGCCCTCGACACCCGGATCCGCCGCATCATCGGTGACACGGAGTACTCGATCGTGTGGAAGTCGGTCTACCGCTTCCATTCGCGGGTCGCAAGCCGAATGCGGGTGGGCCGGGTCCTCCTCGCGGGAGATGCCGCCCATATCGTGTCGCCGTTCGGTGCCCGGGGCCTCAATTCTGGGGTCGCCGATGCCGAGAACGCCGCATGGAAGCTCGCTTTCGTCATCCACGGCTGGGCCGACGAGGAACTGCTCGAGAGCTACCACGGCGAGCGGCACGCCGCCGCACTCGAGAACATCGCGATCACCACGGCCACGATGGACTTCCTCGTCCCTCAGGACGAGTCCCGGAGTCGGAATCGCCGCACGATCCTCGAAGCCGCGGTCGGCGATGTGCGGGCCCGCGCCCTGGTCGATTCGGGACGGTTGGCGGAGCCGTTCTGGTATGTCGACTCGACATTGACTACCACAGATCCGTTACGGCCCTTCGCGGGTCGGCCCGCGCGGGGATGTGTCCCCGACGCCGGCCCGGGAATCCTGATCCCCGATGTGCCCGTGCAGATGCCGGACCGGTCTGCTGTCCGGGTGCGTGAGGTTGCCCGGTCCGGTTTCCTCCTCTTGTGCGGCTCCGCCGTCGATGTCACTGCGGTGCGCGAAGTTGCCGCCGACGCGACCACCGCCCCGACTCGGATACACGACATCGAGAGTGTCGACGGTGACGGCGCGTTGACCCTGGCGTTGTCGCCAGGCCCGAAGGAGGTATGGCTGATCCGGCCGGATGCCTACGTTGCGGCGGTCGTCGACGGTCCGGACGCGGCGGGCTTGCGCGCGGCGATACGCCGGGTCACCGGGTGCACTGCCTGATAACGAAGGAAGGGTCTTTACAGCCCAGCCGTCGCGATGTACGTTTCGACAATCAGTTTATTTCTACAAACGTAGAGCCAACCATTTAGCTGTGAGACAGATACAGCACCTTCAGAATTCGACCGGGTTCCACACTGCCCGAGGCGAACCCGATCCACGGCCATGCAGCGACGGCTGGAGCCGTCGCAGCACCACACGCAATCTCGAGGAGAAGGCAATGTCCCAGTTCGAAGATCTGTTGACGAAGGTAGGCGCACCCGCCGGCGAGGGACGCGAGATGAGGGAGCCCGCGACAGGTGCGGTCGTCGGGTACGCGCCCGTGCACACCGTCGACGATCTCGAACGTGCGATCGCCTCGGCGGGGGCCGCGCAGCCGGCATGGGCAGCACTGGGCCACGCCGAGCGCTCGGCGATCCTGCACCGCGCGGCCGACCGGGTCGAGTCGGTGGCCGAGGGCCTGGCCGAACTGCTCGCCCGCGAGCAGGGCAAGCCGCTGAACGGTCCGGGCGGTGGCGCTCGCGCGGAGGTCGGCGCGACGATCGCCTGGATTCGTGCTACTGCGGACACCCCGCTCGAACCCCAGGTCGTGCGCGACGACGCACAGGGCTACTCCACGCTCGAGTACCGCCCCCTCGGCGTGGTCGCGGCGATCGGACCGTGGAACTTCCCGATGATGGTGGGCATCTGGCAGATCGCACCGGCTCTGCGGATGGGCAACGCCGTGATCGTCAAGCCATCTGAGTTCACCCCGCTCAGCGCGCTCGCCCTGGTCGAGGTGATGAATGAGGTACTACCCCCGTCCGTGCTGGTCGCGCTCTCCGGTGACCGCGAGGTCGGGGCACGGTTGTCGGAACACCCGGCGATCGCGAAGGTCATGTTCACCGGTTCCACCCCGACCGGCCGGGCCATCGTCGAGAGTTCGTCCCGCAACCTGGCCCGGCTGACACTCGAACTCGGTGGCAACGACGCCGCGATCGTGCTCGGCGACGTCGACCCGGTCGCCGTCGCCCAGGGACTTTTCTGGGGTGCGTTCGTGAACACCGGCCAGACCTGTGCAGCGATCAAGCGCCTGTACGTGCAGGAGGATGCGTACGACGGCATCGTCGACGCGCTTGCCGCGGTCGCGGCGTCGGCGCCCATGGGTCCAAGCCTCGACGAGGCCAGCATGCTCGGCCCTTTACAGAACAAGAAGCAGTTCGACATCGTCGCCGACCTGATCGACGACGCAAAGGCACACGGCCGACGCATCGTGACCGGCGGCATTCCGGCGACCGATCTCGGCGAGTTGTTCTACCCGATCACCCTGGTCGCCGACATGAAAGACGGCGATCGACTGGTCGACGAGGAACAATTCGGCCCTGCCCTGCCGATCATCAAGTTCACCGACGTCGACGACGCCGTCGCGAGCGCGAACCGGCTCGACGTTGGCCTGGGCGCGTCCGTGTGGTCGGCCGACCTCGACGCCGCGGCGCAAGTCGCGGATCGTCTCGACGCCGGCACCGTGTGGATCAACTCCCACGCCGTTCCGCATCCGGCCGTCCCGTTCGGCGGAGTAAAAGGCTCCGGCTACGGACTCGAGCACGGGGTCGAGGGTCTGAAGGCCGTCGCAGCACCCCGCGTGGTCAACCATCCACCGAAAGGGCAGTGATTGTGACGGGCGGGAGCCTCATCGGTCAGTCCGACGTCGCTGATTCGTCGATGAGACGCTCCAGATAGTCGAGATCTTGGCGGAGTAACGCAATGGCGCGGGCGGGACCTTCAGGTGTGACGGGATGTGGGTTCTCCTGAACCAGGGAACGTACTGCCATGTCGGCGAGTTGGCCGGCGATAGCCCGGTCGTTCTCGGCATTCCCGGGTTGGTGCCACCACGCGATCCAGTTGATCATGCCGATCACACCGAGTGCGGCAGTTCGGGGATCGACAGGACGCATCTCGCCGAGTCGGATTCCGTCTTCGATGACTCGAATGAACTCCTTGAGCACGTGCCGGCGGCTTTGCTGGTACGTGGACGCGATCTCCTCCGGAAGTTCGGCTTCGGATCGGATGATCAGCCGGAATCTGTCCGGACCTTCCGCCTGGTGCAGGGCGATGGCGGTGGCCATTTGCCGAAGCTTCTCGGTCGGACCGACTTCGGGACGCTCGTTGATCTCGTGCAGGAGAGCGGCGGGCGTCTCGGTGCTCTCACTGACCAGACGCGAAAGGAGCTCGTCCTTGTTGGCCACGTAGTGGTAGAGAGCGGGCCGGGTGAGGCCGGTCGCATCAGCGATGTCCTGGAGCGTCGTGCTGGCGAAGCCTTTCTCGGCGAACAGCCGAGTAGCCTGCTCCATCATTTGCTTCTCCACGAGCTCACGACGAGGGTTGCTGCGGCTCGCTGCGCTCTCGACCGTGGCCTGATTTGCGGTGGTCGACTTACCCCGCCCACGGGGTCGGCGCCCGGGTGCAGCTTCCTCGCGTGTCATGCCCGAAGGATAACGGGAGCCCGACACGGGCCGGGTGCTCATCCCGAGGCCCCGAACCTGGCCAACACGGGATCGGCCGGTGTCGATGCGGGCTCATCGACGAAAGCAAGGTCAATGCGCGCGCTGGCCAGACCGGCGGCGATATCTTCGCGGCATGAGGTGGGGGCTTCGACGACGACCAGGGCATCGGTGTGGTGGCGGAGTCGTTCGGCGAGATCGAGCCGCGTGAGCACGGCAGCCCGGGATGGGGGGCCGGCGAGCCACAGAAGACGCGCGTTCGGTGCGGACGCGACGAGGGCGGTGGCTTCGGGATCCCAGGCTGAGTCGAGATCGACATCGAGTACGACGGTGGTCGCCGACTCACGCAGCTCTGGCGCGGCGATCCGGTGCTCGAACCGGTCGTTGTCGTGGTCGAGCGGTTGCTCGAAAATCCAGTCCGCGATGGCTGTGCTGGGGACAGAGTCGACGGGTGCGTTCGCGTAGCTGGCCAGCCCCTTACGAACCAGGTCGGGTGCGGACTCGTGGAATCTGCTGACGCTGACCTTTCCGGCGCGGGTCATGTAGGCGATCATCAGCTGTTCGACGGGAAGGTTCATGCGTCGCGGGAAGGATTCCCACCAGAGTTCGCTACGGTGCGCGATCTGCTGAAGGTATTCGACGGCGGGACGCCGTACCCGCTCGTACTCCGCGAGGGCGTCTTCGAGGGTCGGGGCCGTGGTGAGTGCGCGGTCGAGGGCGATGGCGTCCTCCATCGCCAGCTTGGTTCCCGAGCCGATGGAGTAATGCGCGGTGTGGGCGGCGTCGCCGAGAAGGGCAACGTTGCCGCTGTGCCAGCGCTCGCACGAGACGGTCCGAAAGCGCATCCAGCGGGTGCGGTTGCCGATGAGCGGGTGATGTTGGAGCGTGTCGGCGAACGCATCCTGCAGGTACTGCAGCGCGAAGTCGTCACTGTCCTGCGGTGCGGTCTTGTCGGTGGAGACGTCGAACCCTGCCCGCCGCCACGTTTCCTCGTCGGTCTCGATGAGGAAGGTGCTGCGGTCCGGGGCGTAGGGATAGGCATGCGCGACGAAGGTTCCGTGTTCGGTGGTCACGGGGATGAAGATGGCGCTGGGAAGCGCGAAATTTGTTGCGCACCAGAGATACAGGCCGGCGCCGGTGTCGATGCGGGGCTGGAGTGTGTCGGCCATCTGGGTGCGAGTGGCACTGTTGATTCCGTCGGCAGCGACGATCAGGTCCGCGTCGAGGTCTGTTGCGTCGCGTCGTTCGCCGAAATGCAGTCGCACGCCGGCGTTCTGCGCTTGCTGCTGGAGGACGTGGAGCAGGGTGGTGCGCGCGATGGCGAGAAGGTCTCCGTGTGCCAGCCGTGCGATCTGATCGCCGACCTGCATCGACATTTCGTGGGGGTGGGCCGCTGCCACGATCGCCTCGAGTGACGCCGGGTCGGCGTCCCGGAGGTTGCGCTGAGTGCGCGAGGCGAGACCGACGCCGAAGCCGAATGTCTGATCTGGGGGGCTCTGTTCGTAGACCGTCACTTCGGCGTCCGGGTGGCTGCGTTTGAGCAGTCTCGCGGCGTAGAGGCCACCAGGCCCGCCGCCGAGTACTGCGACTCGCTCGAGATTCATGACAACTCCAGTCTGTGACGTTTAGGTAGATTATTCTACACAGATGTCGAATCGTCAATCCGACATGAGGCGATCTCGGAGTAGCTCCGGTGTTGCGTTTCGCGACGCCCCGGCCCCGCATCGGTTTCGGGGCATGCCTCGCTGAGACATGCCCCGAAAGGTGTTGAACCGTTGGTTCACACGACCGTGTGACTCATTTCTGCCTCGGCGGCCACTTTCGCTGCGATCTCGGCACGCAATCGCTTCTTGTCGACCTTGTTCACGTTCGTGTGCGGCAACGACGAGGCCCATTCGAGCCGTTCGGGCCATTTGAACTTGGCCACACCGAGTTGCGCCAGATGGGCCTGAATATCGCTGAGTGGCAGGGGTTCTCCGTCGGTGGCCACCAGGTACGCGCAGGTTCTTTCCCCGAGTCGCGGGTCGGGCATGGCGACGACCGCCGCGTTTGCGACTCCGGGGTGTGCGAGCAGGAGCAGTTCGAGTTCTTCGGCGTTGATCTTCTCCCCGCCACGGTTGATGAGATCTTTGATGCGGCCTTCGATCGACAGGTACCGCTCACCGTCGATGATCGTGATCGCGGCGAGGTCCCCTGTGCGGTAGAAGCCGTCGGAGGTGAAGGCTTCCCGGTTGTGGTCCGGGGCGTCGAAGTAGCCGGGGATCGTGTACGGGCCTCGGCAACAAAGTTCTCCCACCTCTCCGTCGCCGAGTTCGTTCTCGGTGCCGGGCTCGAGGATTCGGATTTCATCGTCCGCGGCGACCGGGGTGCCCACTGTCGTCAGTCGCGCCTTGGTGGGGGCACCGGGCGGAGTCACCGTGAACAGGCCTTCGGACATGCCGAACAGCTGCCCGGCCCAGTGGCCTGCACCGTCGTCGACACGCTCGAACAGTTCGAGTGGAACCTTGGCACCGGACAGTACGACGCGGGACAGTGATGCGCGGGCCTTGTCGAACTCCGGGCTCAGCACGGCCTGGTAGTGACCGTGCCCGATCAGGACCTCGGTTGCCCGGGCCCGTGCCATCAGTTCGAACGCCGAGGAGGCGTCGGCAGTGGCCAGGATCAGGCAGGCACCGACCGAGTGCGCTGCGTGCAAACCACAGGTGATCCCGGCGTTGTGGATGATCGGAATCAGATGTGCCACACGACTGTGTTCGTCCCAACCGAGTCGCCGCGCGTAGAGCAGGGCGTTGTTCCAGTATTCGGCGTGAATGCGTGGAATGACCTTCGGGACCCCGGTGGTGCCGCCGGAAAGTTGGAACGCTGCGACGTCGAGTGGGTCGGTCTGTGCCTCGGTCTGCTCGACGATCGTTCGCGCCGACGCGACCGGGATGTCCAGCCCCAGTTCCTCGAGTCTCGGTTCGGCGCCGTCGGCGGCACCGGCGACGGTGAGGATATGGCGAATAGTGGGATGGTCGGCGGCATGTTCGCGGGCGAACCCGACGAGATCGAAAGTCGGCAGACTCGCCTCGACGATGTGCGCAACGGCACCGACCTTTCGACTGATGTTCCCGATTTCGTGCATGCGGTGCGCGGCCAACGTCGCCACCGGAATCAGCCCGGCTTTGACGCAGCCGTACCAGGCGAGGACGGTTTCCAGTCGGTTGGTCAGTTGGAAGATGACCGGGTCGAGTCGCTGGAGACCGAGCCGGATCAGCCCGGCCGCGATCTGGTCGGTGCGCCGGTCGAGTTCGATGAAGCTCATCTCCCGTTCCGCGGTGATCACGGCCGACCGGTCCGGGAAGCGGGTGGCGATCTCGTGCAGTCGCTGCCCGGTGGGATCACTACTCCACGCACCGCTTGCGCGGTAGTGATCGGCCCGATCCTCCGGGAACGGGACCAGGCGCCCACCCCAGTCCGAGAATGTCACGGTCGATCTCCTCTGCTGGTCCTGATTGTGCCGGCGGGAAACATCACCGCTCCGTGACGGCAGGCAGAAGCCGCGCCAGCTCGAGGGCGTGGTCCGGGTGATCGGCAGGCACGATGCCGGAGTAGATGGCGGTCCAGCAGCCCGGGCAGCACAGCTGCCGGAATACGACCGGGGTGTCCACGTACTCGGCCGGGTCGGACGTGACCTGTGGTCCGGCGGTCGACGACGGACCTTCGAACCGTGCCAGATCGAGCGACGTGTTGTTCTTGTCGTCTCCGAGAAGTCTTCCGCACTGGGCGCAGGCGATGGCGCGGGTGTCTCCGATGGTGACCTCGGCGAGGTTGTCGTCGAGTCGGCGAGCGCCGGTCAGATCGAGTGTGGGGGCGTCGATCGGTGTGCAACCGGAGCGCTCTCGCCTCTCGGTGCGCATCGCGTCTCGCCGATCCGAGGTTCGAATCTCGTCGACGGCGCCGTCACCGAGGATGACGCCGTACACGGTCTCGGCACCGGATGCGGTGACCTTGCCCTCGCGGAAGTCGGCGGCCACCGCGGCCGGGTCGCGCAGCAAGGGGTCGCCGTATCCGCCGCCGCCCTGCCAGTGCATGTACAGCACCTCGCCGGGGGCGACATAGCTCTCGGCGTAGCAGGCTCCGAGTTCACGACCGCCGCCGAGGTCGTCGAGCGAACCCGGAATGCGGCCCGCCGCGAATTGCTCGACGATGTCGGTGCCGCGGGCAAGCACCTCGACCCCGGTATTTCCGGGGTATCCGCCGGCGAGTCCGTTGTTCTGGGCGACGGCCTTGCCGGCGGATGCCAGGACCAGGCCCATCGGCAGGCTGGTGCCGTAGGGGGTGATGGCGATGGAGGCGCTGACACCGCCGCGGTGACGTCCCGGTCCGCCGGAATCGGGTTCCTCGCGGCGCCACAGGGTGAGTAGCGGATAGAGGAACTCGGTCATCTCGGTGTCCGGAATGCGGCCCATCGGGATGCAGAACAGGCCACCGGTGTCCATGCCGTCGGCGGTTGGGCGCGCACCGTATCCGCCCGCCATGGGTTCCATCATGATGTTGAGGAACGGTACCGATTGTTCGGGGCGCTCGTCGAGACCGGCGATCACCGCGGTGTCCCAGGTGCCGCAGCAGGCGGCCTGCACACTCGTGCCGAGATCGACGGAGCGGTCGAGCATCTGGGACAGGCATTCGGCGATCAGGGTGCCGGTGAGCCACGCCGGTCCGATCGGGCCGCGACTGACGGCGGCGGGGAAGGTGGCGTTGTTGATCGTCCCTTCCTCGGCGACGAGGTCGAAGCAGCGCATCAGCCCGCCCGCGGACCACGGAATGTCGCCGGCGAGGATCGGCAGCAGAGCCAGCATGACGCCGCCGCGCATGCCGGCGTAGGTGCAGTTGATGACGCCGGTCTGGGGGTCGGTGCCGGTGAAGTCGAAAGTGAGGTGGTCGGCGGTCTTGGTCATCGCGACTGTGATCTTGTGGACGCCGCGGTCCCCGGTGTGTGACTGGTCCTGGTAGCCGGTGGCCTTCCAGGTTCCGTCGGGCAGTGAGGTGAGCTTGCCCCGCAGCCGACTCTCGGCATCGGCCATCATGCGCTTCATCACGGCCTTGACGGTGTCGGCACCGTACTGCTCGATCACGGCGAGAAGCCGATTGCGGCCGACCGTGTTGGCGCCGATCTTCGCCCGCAGGTCGAGTCCGACGAGCATCGGGACCCGCGAGCGCCGTACCCAGGCATCGGCGACGTCGCGCTGCAGTTCGTAGTCGCGGACCACCTTGATCGGCGGGGTGGGCAGCGACTCGGAGAACACATCCTTGGCTGCGGGGTCGAAGGACCCGAGGCCGGATCCGCCGAGATCGGGCTCGTGGCAGATGGCACTGGTCCAGGCGAACAGCTTGCCTTCGTGGAAGATCGGCTGATAGACGATCACGTCGCTCTGGTGCAGGCCGCCCCCGACCCAGGGGTCGTTGCACAAGAACATGTCGCCTTCGGTGATGCCCGGATTGGTGGCGCGGTGCTGCAGGGTCCAGTAGATGGCGAGGTCGACGGCGCCGACGAGCATGGTGTTGTAGAGGCCGACCTGGACTTCCTGGCCGAGCTCGTCACTGATGGCGAAGTCGAAGTCGTTTGCATCGGTGACGATG comes from Rhodococcus oxybenzonivorans and encodes:
- a CDS encoding TetR/AcrR family transcriptional regulator encodes the protein MTREEAAPGRRPRGRGKSTTANQATVESAASRSNPRRELVEKQMMEQATRLFAEKGFASTTLQDIADATGLTRPALYHYVANKDELLSRLVSESTETPAALLHEINERPEVGPTEKLRQMATAIALHQAEGPDRFRLIIRSEAELPEEIASTYQQSRRHVLKEFIRVIEDGIRLGEMRPVDPRTAALGVIGMINWIAWWHQPGNAENDRAIAGQLADMAVRSLVQENPHPVTPEGPARAIALLRQDLDYLERLIDESATSD
- a CDS encoding (2,3-dihydroxybenzoyl)adenylate synthase; this encodes MTFSDWGGRLVPFPEDRADHYRASGAWSSDPTGQRLHEIATRFPDRSAVITAEREMSFIELDRRTDQIAAGLIRLGLQRLDPVIFQLTNRLETVLAWYGCVKAGLIPVATLAAHRMHEIGNISRKVGAVAHIVEASLPTFDLVGFAREHAADHPTIRHILTVAGAADGAEPRLEELGLDIPVASARTIVEQTEAQTDPLDVAAFQLSGGTTGVPKVIPRIHAEYWNNALLYARRLGWDEHSRVAHLIPIIHNAGITCGLHAAHSVGACLILATADASSAFELMARARATEVLIGHGHYQAVLSPEFDKARASLSRVVLSGAKVPLELFERVDDGAGHWAGQLFGMSEGLFTVTPPGAPTKARLTTVGTPVAADDEIRILEPGTENELGDGEVGELCCRGPYTIPGYFDAPDHNREAFTSDGFYRTGDLAAITIIDGERYLSIEGRIKDLINRGGEKINAEELELLLLAHPGVANAAVVAMPDPRLGERTCAYLVATDGEPLPLSDIQAHLAQLGVAKFKWPERLEWASSLPHTNVNKVDKKRLRAEIAAKVAAEAEMSHTVV
- a CDS encoding aldehyde dehydrogenase family protein; translated protein: MSQFEDLLTKVGAPAGEGREMREPATGAVVGYAPVHTVDDLERAIASAGAAQPAWAALGHAERSAILHRAADRVESVAEGLAELLAREQGKPLNGPGGGARAEVGATIAWIRATADTPLEPQVVRDDAQGYSTLEYRPLGVVAAIGPWNFPMMVGIWQIAPALRMGNAVIVKPSEFTPLSALALVEVMNEVLPPSVLVALSGDREVGARLSEHPAIAKVMFTGSTPTGRAIVESSSRNLARLTLELGGNDAAIVLGDVDPVAVAQGLFWGAFVNTGQTCAAIKRLYVQEDAYDGIVDALAAVAASAPMGPSLDEASMLGPLQNKKQFDIVADLIDDAKAHGRRIVTGGIPATDLGELFYPITLVADMKDGDRLVDEEQFGPALPIIKFTDVDDAVASANRLDVGLGASVWSADLDAAAQVADRLDAGTVWINSHAVPHPAVPFGGVKGSGYGLEHGVEGLKAVAAPRVVNHPPKGQ
- a CDS encoding TetR/AcrR family transcriptional regulator translates to MPKLVDHDERRRSITAAAWRLIAARGIDAANMRDIAAEAGYTNGALSHYFAGKDEILRTSYEHISEVTDRRIREALGDATGLDALRILCREVMPTNEEKLLEARIAASLWPRAMYDEQMAATNRQTMDNWREQMAIFLEQAREEGTVGDIDVSIVVEQLLNMMMGMQILGVLTPGETSSERQLEMLEQFVAAL
- a CDS encoding FAD-dependent monooxygenase translates to MTIKKTPAGTVAVLGNGPVGQTTALLLARWGIRAILLDARAERDPVGSKAICQQRDVLDVWDAVGVGRQLAEEGVTWECARTFHRGAELFAQTFVDRGRSAFPPFVNISQARTEQLLDEQIEATPLVDVRWGHCVSAVEQDGDGVTIACETPDGPAVVRADYSVVALGSRAGRIREQLGVTFEGRSFDDKFLICDIRADIPGWANERRFYFDPDWNPGRQVLIHPCPDSTFRIDWQVPGEYDLDEEVASGALDTRIRRIIGDTEYSIVWKSVYRFHSRVASRMRVGRVLLAGDAAHIVSPFGARGLNSGVADAENAAWKLAFVIHGWADEELLESYHGERHAAALENIAITTATMDFLVPQDESRSRNRRTILEAAVGDVRARALVDSGRLAEPFWYVDSTLTTTDPLRPFAGRPARGCVPDAGPGILIPDVPVQMPDRSAVRVREVARSGFLLLCGSAVDVTAVREVAADATTAPTRIHDIESVDGDGALTLALSPGPKEVWLIRPDAYVAAVVDGPDAAGLRAAIRRVTGCTA
- a CDS encoding MarR family winged helix-turn-helix transcriptional regulator gives rise to the protein MTSTTPPADELDFLSFVDFAVKQTAAELPEIDPVSMRLVLALHRVTSALVYDLESSVHRPSGWSWPGFRVMFVLWLAGPCESKRVAQLSGMSRAAVSALVNTLERDGLLRKETSAADRRAVQLSLTDAGHDAIVSTYTIHNQREQQWANALTERERLTLIGLLEKLATGTAARSAARR
- a CDS encoding FAD-dependent monooxygenase; amino-acid sequence: MNLERVAVLGGGPGGLYAARLLKRSHPDAEVTVYEQSPPDQTFGFGVGLASRTQRNLRDADPASLEAIVAAAHPHEMSMQVGDQIARLAHGDLLAIARTTLLHVLQQQAQNAGVRLHFGERRDATDLDADLIVAADGINSATRTQMADTLQPRIDTGAGLYLWCATNFALPSAIFIPVTTEHGTFVAHAYPYAPDRSTFLIETDEETWRRAGFDVSTDKTAPQDSDDFALQYLQDAFADTLQHHPLIGNRTRWMRFRTVSCERWHSGNVALLGDAAHTAHYSIGSGTKLAMEDAIALDRALTTAPTLEDALAEYERVRRPAVEYLQQIAHRSELWWESFPRRMNLPVEQLMIAYMTRAGKVSVSRFHESAPDLVRKGLASYANAPVDSVPSTAIADWIFEQPLDHDNDRFEHRIAAPELRESATTVVLDVDLDSAWDPEATALVASAPNARLLWLAGPPSRAAVLTRLDLAERLRHHTDALVVVEAPTSCREDIAAGLASARIDLAFVDEPASTPADPVLARFGASG
- a CDS encoding MBL fold metallo-hydrolase; the encoded protein is MATTSFASSADLGEKEQTLEVLADGVYALTAEGDPNIGAIEGEDFVVCFEALATPVAAQSWLTKLREHTDKPVRYLVLSHYHAVRVLGASAFDAETIIAHDNTLALIHERGKQDWESEFGRMPRLAKGADSVPGLTWPTMTFSDALSIDLGGDRGTLELQYHGRGHTEGDIVAWLPKHRILFAGDLVEAQAALYTGDAFHRDWSTGTLDGLAALNAEALVGGRGAVSRGRAGVDAAIGQTRHFIEVMLREVAAVQQRGGTLKEAFEATHAALHEQYGHWPIFEHCLPFDVSRVWDELSGIERPVIWTAERDREVWNQLQD